Genomic segment of Salvia hispanica cultivar TCC Black 2014 chromosome 2, UniMelb_Shisp_WGS_1.0, whole genome shotgun sequence:
TTATCAGAAAGTTAGTGTGGATTGATTCTCAACACTTTTGGAATTTTCCTTTCCTGCAGATGTTGGTTTCTGTCACAAGTGGGCCGTGGGACGACCTCTTCGGAGGCGGGAACCTGCCAGCGTTCGTGGTCGGGGCTGTGGCCGCCGCCATCAGCGGGGTCTTGGCACTGACGATGCTTCCGTCGCCGTCTCCTGAAGTGGTGGCGACTAAGGCCATGACTGCCGGAGGATTTCACTAGAATTTTAGTCCCTTAATGGCCTTTTTATGAGCTTTTTTATGTCCAGAATTATGGCAGAATTTATACACGCTAAGCGTGATAATATTTGTggcttttttctttttagtcattttctttgttttcacTAATGAAGATGATCGTGTGTTatgcttaattaaattgtCAACTTTACaattgttttttcttctcaatATATATAGTCCAAGAATgtagatttaaaatttttgacatTGCATTGGGTTCTCAACATTGTGTTAGTAATTGTTAGGGTCAAGGTTTTGAAAACCGGATCGGACTGGTCAGTTCAATTGTTGTAAACCCGAGAAATTAATGCCGGTCCAATAGTTATTAAAATTGTTGAGCTATATGGTGGGGCAATTGGACCCATTGGACTCTGATTTGACCCATTGGACTCTAATTGGACCCATTGGagtacatttttgtttttttcttgacaacagtaaaaaatcatgaagtGTGGATACAAGTACAACTATCATTCTgatcaatattttgattagtATTGAATTGAGGGCACAAAGCGTGCAATTGAGGGCGATGGCTCTATTTAGTGTGAGGAGATTAGTGGGAGGAGAAATGAAGTCACAAATTGTCCAAATTAAACATTAGAACATgcaacattattttaattttgctattgTTTGTACGAGTATCTAAATTTTATCTATGGTGATACCAGAGTATACCCTTATAGCTATAAACCCTATTAGTTGGGAGGAGATTTGAAGAGGGTGTCCTCACAACAAATTGTCTAAATAAAACATTAGAACATGCaacacttttttaattttacaattgtTCTTACCAGTATCTAGATATTAGTAATAGCTAAAACGATGAAGTGTAATTTTAAACGGcttataaaaaagttaatatcaattcattttagggatttttttttaaaaatatgcttttacttttcaataatagaaaaataaatcacaatataatactccctccgtcctgaataattcgtcccagttttcaATTTCGTCCgttccacataatttgtctcatttcacttttaccatttttggtagtggaccccatattccactaactcattcctactcacattttattactccctccgtcccacaaaagatgtcacatttccatttttagaagaAGTTcactctcacatgaatataaaaattatattttctctcaccatttaacacacaaaataaaaccttctaaaatctcgtgccgtcccacaagtgtgacatcttttgtgggatggagggagtataaaactaatatataaaggtaggacccacattccactaactttttcaacccacttttcattacaattcttaaaatccgtgcccgaTCAAAGTGACTCGAATTATCCGAGATAGAGAGAGTAgcaaagtaaataaaaaatgaataaaaaacataaataataaatcaaaagctataattaaattgtacaCAACTAATACTATTCTGACATGTTGGTGAACATCCCAATCGTACTAGTTACCAccccaattaaataaagtcGTGACACCACATCTGTCTATATCCACAACATGTTCTAAAATGTGAAACATGAAAATATGACTAGAAATGCAAAATGCGAGAAATATACTCcgtttgtaaaaaaaaaatagtttgacTATTTTGGGTCGCTTCTATAATTGGATTAagtgtaaatataaaaagttttcaacaaataataatccttcatatattttacaatatgAACCCCCACGATATACTAACACATCTTATTTATCGGTTCcccttttctcttactttaagcTGAAACCGATATAAAGaaacacatgcatacatgtaaataatattgcatttgTAACGATAACTCGGGGTTTCAAACTTTCCATAGTCAATACTATCTGACATACCGACGACCTAcgatgaattaaattttaaaacatagAGAGCAAATGTAGAAAATGAGATtgaatcaaataaagaagGGAAATCTAAGATATTGATTTCAATAATTcttctataaatttaaatacagtatcaaataaatttgtgACTCAAGTTTTACCAGGACGATTGCATACATGACCTAAACCCTCTCTCAAATTAGGTGGGTTGTAGATCACATACTAGAACTAACTAGTTCATAAGATCTAATGTTCTCACTTTGTCTAAAAGCTCTCgattttactccctccattcaacaaaagatgtcacacttgtggaacggcacatgattttaggaaattttattttatgtgttaggtggaaagaaaaaatataatatttatattattgtgagagagaactttttctaaaaatgaaatatgacatatttaatgagacaaactagaaagaaaagtgagaTATATTTTATAGAACGAAGAGAGTGTCACATTAAGGTGTTTAGTATTCCTAGTTATGCATTGTTGTTCACTTGAATCTCACACCAATACAACAAATCATTCAATTGTTGGCTAGATAACTGAAAACGTTAAGAACacaaataactaaaataaaatagaatctggatattaaataatcaaaagaaATAAGTAATCAGAAGAAAATCAGAGTTAACTCCCAagaatttgatattttctaacttTTGAGTAGATCTTGTTTAATTTATCCTATTTTCATCACATTGTAGTTGTAATTAATTCCTTGGGTGTGTTGTTGAATAAGATCGAACCACATAATTCGTGTTATTGCATTGTTTCATTTGCACATACAGTCACAATTTGCTTCATATTCAAATGGAAATAAACTATTCTATCAGTCCAATTGAatatgacccactttcctttttggtttgtcccaactaaaatgatctattatcaaaaatgaaaacacttttatctctacttgattccctctctcatactttactctctccatttaacacataaaataaagttacatAAAATTTCGTACCGGCCAAGGAAGGGGttatcttccttgggacggagggagtaccggTTAGTAATGTCCAATTTCTAgtaacatactccctccatccccgaataagagttactaatttccatttttgtccacccccaattaagagtatcactttatttttaccataaatgataaattccactaactcatttcactcacattttattataaaatcgaTATAAAATGAGTTCCacgtttcattaatttttcaaccaactatgttttacatttcttaCATTTAATGTGTGATAAGGTGACAATCCGGATTGTGACTCAAGAGAAGCCAAATTAATAGACTGACAGCTAGCATGAAAGTGCCATTTCAGGGAAGGACGATGTACTTAGTAGTACCTATTTAATTTGTCAGAGCCGTATTTATATACTTTGTCCCATAAATATTGACGTTGGGGATGACAAGGATTTTTATTGAAACTGGTAAAATggaagtagaaaaaaaaaaaaaaggagtgATCGAAGTATTCTTAATTAGTGGAGAATTcatcttataaaaaaaaagattaaaataaaagtggacTAATTTTTTAGACAAACCGAAATGAAAGAAGGGCTAATGTTTAGAGGGAATGAGTttctaaaaaattgaaatcatatCCACGAGAATCCAGTGGATAGgaataaacaattaatatgAACCActcaataaagaaaaaagaaaatatcttaggaattaacataattaaaaccaAGATGGAATTGAGaactaatttttcaaaaagaaactaaatcaatactataatttaattgtagGAAACGCAAGTATCATTCCAaagattcaaatttgaaactcaaatataaatttttaatgacTAAACTAAATaactcaaaattcaaattcaccCACTTGATAAAAACTAAATACCAAATTTGAATTATCatcaaaagaattaaatcAGTTTTAGTTTAACAGAAGTACAAAATTTGCAAAAGGGTACAGTGTGTTAGCTATAACATCATAAGGTTCATGAGTTTCAATGCATTATATAAAGACAATGGTGAGATACAATACGCCCCCTCCGTCTAATCCTTTTTAGGTTGTTTTATTATaagtgaaacattttttttaatagcaAAAGGTAACacattatctctcttacttcatcttcttttctacttttttctctcttaacaaattttattttgaatcatCCTAGGCATATTGATGATGGTGAGATGGATAATCGTAAGACATTATAATCTTAGCATTTTGAAGACAGACCAAGATATATGGTCAAatgctatattttttttgaaaaagaataatcATACAAGATAAGAATAAACATGACCTCTAGTAAAGAACAATAGTATGAACCAAAAGTCctataaatatgcatattaaGGATCTTGTTACCAAAAAAGGCATGGCATCAACCAAAAGATTAGCATTGAGTGTTATTAAAAAAACGGCTGAGCTGCTTTCTCCAACAAAATCCACACCCTATGAATTCAAACATCTATCTGATATAGATGACCAGACCTTCCTTAGAACATATGTTACAACAATAAATTTCTACAAAAAGAATCCATCCATGGAAGGGAAAGATCCGGTGAAGATTATTCGTGAGGCTATTGCCAAGGCCTTGGTCTTTTACTACCCGTTGGCCGGGCGGTTGAGGGAACACACTGGCCAGAAGCTCGTGGTCGAATGCACTGGGCAAGGGGTGGTGTTCAATGAGGCCGATGCGGATGCGACGCTACAACATTTCGGAGAGGATGGCCTTTATCCACCCTTCCCCAACTTGGATGACATTACTCTTGATGTGCCAaacaattatggaatattggGTGATATTCCACTTATGTTCATTCAGGTatgatttttatctttttgattagGGTTAGCACGGTGCGGTATACCGCACCGAGAATGTCATACCGCATACTGTACCGTAAATTGCGGTATGAGAAAATGTCATACCTATACCTTACCAAATTCGGTATGATTATTTCCAATACAGTTACCATACCTTCTATGCGGTATACCATATCGCAATAAATACCGTACTTTTacggtataccaaaataaaGTATGGCATACCGAGTacggtataccaaaataagGTACGGCATACCGTAATAATTGTATTTCATTCCCAAAAAATTCTATTATagccaaatatttaaaataaaatttcacttatttaaataatgtccAAAAGATTAAAAGAAACTACACTACAACCAAACCTATACAATTGACTTGATTTGCATCGTGTGTGTGTTTGGGGTTGGGGGTAGTtgaactaaaatatgaaagtaaGGTTAGAGATTTTAACttattaactattttttatataaattttaaatataacatatatatcaaatttttagcaAATATTGTAAATGTTGTATAGGAAAATCTATATCTTTACTGTatatttcagtatttttttCCCACCATGCGAGACAGTCTAGTATCTTATcctaatagtaatatttaaggTAAATTAAATAGTCATTCAAATAATGAAGCTAAGTGAAATTCTGATCAATCTAATaagatttgaaaataatcaagttttttttttgttttttttttgtaattgtcTCAAAATGTATAAAACGACGTCTTTTGATATTGCTCAAAACAACATTGTACAGGTAACACGATTGAAATGTGggggatttatattttcaaattgtcTCAATCACACAATGTGCGACAGTATCGGCATTTCCCAATTTATGTCCGCTGTGGGTGAACTTGCTCGTGGAGCATTGTCCCCATCAATTCGACCAGTTTGGGACCGACATCTTCTCACCGCCATGGAGACTCCACGTGTATCGTTCGCACACCGTGAATATGATATCGCAACTGGTATAAGTGGTGGAACACATGCCCCGCTTGATCAGATGGTGGAACGCTCCTTCTATTTTAGTTCTGCCCAAATCTCAGCCCTCCGCTGCAGCCTGCCACCACATCTCCAGCGCTGCTCCAAATTCGATATCGTGGCAGGCTGCGTGTGGCGCTGCCAGACAATCACCCTCTCTCTCAAACCCGACGAAGAGATTAGATTCTCGGTGGTAATGGATAACCGAAAGCAAATGAACCCACCTCTTCCAATCGGGTAAtgatacaaattaaatatctattCCACTTCATCTAATTTTAGTCATGAATTAATccaaaatatgttttttagtcttatctttattatttgcTAGGCATTGATTTAATATGACGATTACTTAAAAacggaaaataaaataattttatcattcttTCCCGTGACTTAGCAACGTGTTATCAGGTACTATGGAAACGTTATAGCATTTCCGGTAGCATTAACGACTGCAGGTGAGTTATCAAAGAATCCATTGCACTACGCGGTGGAGTTGGTGACCAAGGCAAAGCGTGAAGCAGAGACTGGTGATTACTTGAGATCGGTGGCGGGTCTGATGGTGAAGCGAGATCGCCCTAATTTGACGGCGGCTAACACTTATATGGTGTCGAATTTGACGCATGTGGGTTTCAAGCAAATGGACGTTGGGTGGGGCCCAGCGGTGTATGGTGGTGTATCTAAAGGAATTTATTGGGCGGGTAATATTCAAGTGGCTTGGTACCTAGGCTGTAAGGATGGATTCGTTGTTCCGGCTTGCCTACCTCTGGAATCCATGAAAATCTTTGAGAAACATCTTCAAGTCATGATGACTACCGCTCCAATAGCTTCATCCTCGTGATATGGACATGGCCGTGTCTCAGCCACGTTGCAATGTCAGTGCCCCTAAATTATATATGAGCCGGTTAGGTGatttgatatactccctccgtttcatagtaatggagacgtttcttttcggcacggagattaagaaaaattgtgttatgtgagttaagtaagagagaataaaatggaaaatgaaaaaggtagagaaatgaagagagaaaaaagtaagagatcgaaaagtaggtgtggaaaaatgggttgatttttactaaaaagggaaatgactctattactatggaacgtaccaaaatgactctattactatggaacggaagaaatattattttgtaatttaattgttgCAAAGAGTCGAGTCGAGTCGTAACTATAAATCCTTAAATGATACGCAACTGAACTATGTCAACTGTGCATTAAATTAACGATAGTGGTGGCtacttcaaataattaaatagttatgtcaactatgttcAAATAATTGATCTCACGATAGTGGTGGCAACTCAACTAATTAAACACTCCACATTGTAGACATCATAAAGAATTAACACACATCATCCGTTCGCCAATGACACTGCATAATGCATGTACTGAGTGATGGAAccagaaattttaaaaagccGGGGCTGAAATTTAGTTAGGCAGTGCAGTGCCGACATCccatttattttaagaatttctttctctctagtgaaatgaaattcattttccactaacacgCTTTTTCTTTACCAaatttactttaaaatttgtgtcatttcaaaagtttacattttaaaaaaccaaaaagaaataatcttttttatacaaatataGATACGTACATAGCTATGTGATAATGT
This window contains:
- the LOC125204839 gene encoding benzyl alcohol O-benzoyltransferase-like codes for the protein MASTKRLALSVIKKTAELLSPTKSTPYEFKHLSDIDDQTFLRTYVTTINFYKKNPSMEGKDPVKIIREAIAKALVFYYPLAGRLREHTGQKLVVECTGQGVVFNEADADATLQHFGEDGLYPPFPNLDDITLDVPNNYGILGDIPLMFIQVTRLKCGGFIFSNCLNHTMCDSIGISQFMSAVGELARGALSPSIRPVWDRHLLTAMETPRVSFAHREYDIATGISGGTHAPLDQMVERSFYFSSAQISALRCSLPPHLQRCSKFDIVAGCVWRCQTITLSLKPDEEIRFSVVMDNRKQMNPPLPIGYYGNVIAFPVALTTAGELSKNPLHYAVELVTKAKREAETGDYLRSVAGLMVKRDRPNLTAANTYMVSNLTHVGFKQMDVGWGPAVYGGVSKGIYWAGNIQVAWYLGCKDGFVVPACLPLESMKIFEKHLQVMMTTAPIASSS